The Chlorobaculum sp. MV4-Y genome contains the following window.
GGCTCATGGCCTTGTTGAGGATGACGGCTTCTAATGGAGGGAACGCAAACATTCCAAGTAAGAGCGGTAAGCGGAATTCTGCACCGCCAAGGCCGATAAGTCCGCCTAATGTACCAATGCTTGCTCCGGAAAAAAAGGCTTTTATCCTGCTTTTCACGCTATATTTTTAAGGTTTTATTCAAAATGATCCTGAGAATATAATGTGCTATTTGCGATGGCGGTAATGGGAAATACAGGAAGTTTTGAACGCTTACTCCCCCAGCAATCTCAGCGGCAACTCCAGACCATTCGCTTCCAGCAACTCGCGATTCGAGAGAATTTCCTTTGTCGGGCCGTTGGCTATGATTTTTCCTTTGTTCATGATACAGACTCTCTGGCAGGTTTCCCAGATGAAATCGAGGTCGTGGGAGACGGTGAGTTTTGTGGTCGGCAAGCTGTTGACCAGGCCGATGAGCATTCGGCGGTTGCGGGGGTCGAGGTCGGAGGTGGGTTCGTCCATTACGAGCAGCTCCGGCTTCATGACGAGCACCGTCGCCAGCGCGGCGAAGCGTTTCTGACCTTGCGAGAGGTGGGCGGGGGGCTTGTCGCGCAGCTCCCAGAGGCTGAACATTCGCAGCAGTCGTTCGGCTTCGGCGTGGCTCTCCGCCTCGTTCATGCCGAGATTCGACGGGCCGAACATCACGTCATCGTAAACCCGCGCCATGAAGAGCTGGTCGTCCGGCTTCTGGAACACCAGCCCCATCATCCGCCGAATCTGCTCGACCGTTTTGCGCTCCACCGCGACGCCGCCGATTCGCGCCGATCCCGATTGCGGCAGGTGCCAGCCGTTGAGGTGACTGACGAGGGTCGATTTTCCTGCGCCGTTCGATCCGGCGATGCCTACCGATTCGCCCTTTTCGACGCGAAGATTGAGGCCGTCGAGCGCCCGGGTGCCGTCGGGGTAGGTGAATGCGAGCTGTTCGATGTCGATCAAATCGGGTACTCCTGCGAAGAAAATGCGTTCAGAAAAAGGAGCGGATCAGGCCGAAAAGCGCCGCCGCGCCTGCGATTGCAGCGAGGTCGCCAGGCTTTATCGCGATGTTTGGGCGCGTGCCCAGCGCCGCTCGGAAGCTGCGCGCGCTCATCGCCATGTAAATCCGCTCGGCCCGCGCCGTCGTGCGGATGAGCAGCGAGCCGATGAGCTTTGCCGTGACGAGTGGCCCCTTGCCGCGCTTGCCGAAGCTGCGCAGGTCGCGCGCCTTCTGCATCATTCCAGCCTCCTCGGCAAGCAGGAAGCTGTAGCGGTAAACCAGCAGCAACTGGGTGACGAAAACCTCCGGCACGCGCAGGCTCCGGAGCGCCATGCCGAAGCGGTGGAACGGCATCACCGCCATGAGCGAGAGCAGGGCGGCGAGCGTTACCACCGTTTTCAGCACGATCACCGAGGCTGAAACCGTGCCGCCGGTGATGGCCAGCCCGCCGATTGTCACGGCGGTCGAGCGGTCGAGCGCGAGGTTGCCCGCCGCCATGAAGAGGATGAAGGGCGATGCGATCACGAGGCGCTTGACGAGCGGCAGCAGTGGAATGGCGGTGGCGGTCGCCAAGAGCAGCGGAAATGCGGCGAAGGCGATCACTCCGGCGAGGTCGAACTTCGGTACGGAGATCACGAAAAGGATGAAGAGCGCGAGGATGACGATGGCCGCGCCGTCTCCGACCGGAAGCGGTCGCGGCTGCGCAGGCGCGTGCAGGGCTTCGATGTCGAAGCGATCCGTCACGAGTCCGTCGTCGTCGTTGAACTGTCGCGACGATTGCGAAGCGCGAGTCCCGCCGCTCCGGCAAGTACGAGCACCATCAGGCTGCCCGCGATGCCGGAGAGCGAGGTTCCGGGGTGAACGGGAGAAGTTTCAGACGTTTTGTCCGTTGCCGGATTGTCCGTCTGCCTGAAATCGTAATCGGGCAGAATAGCCAGTTTGTCCTGCATCGTGGCGAGAAGCTCATGAGCTTTTTCGGCGGGCGCGGCCAACTCTTCCGCGCCGGTCACTTTGCCTATCGACCACTCCAGCCCGTCCGGGTTCGACGAGGCGAACCACGAGAGCGCACCGCCAATGGCGAGCGCGGCCACGAAAAGCGTTGCTGTCACGATGTTGCCTTTCGGCGCGCGGGTTTCGGTTGCTGATCGCAGAAGCCCCGGCTCGGTCGATGCAATGAACGACAGCACGCCCCAGGTCAGCACCCCTTCGACGATGCCGATGGCTGCGTGGATCGGCAGCATGAAGAGCACGAAGGTGCCGAACGGCAAATCGGAGATGCCGGAAAGCGTGGTCTGAAGCACCACCGAAAAGGCTCCGGCGAGCAGACCGAGTGTAGCGGCGGTGATGCTCGCTGTGGCGATGCGCACCGGAGAGCTGCTGTCGCCCGCGATGGGGCGGTAGATGAAGGGCCAGGCGATGAATGCCGGGATGAAGGCCATGTTGAAAATGTTGCAGCCGAGCGCGAGCAGGCCGCCGTCGGCGAAGAAGAGCGCCTGGATCACCAGCACCGAGGCGAGCGTGATGAAGGCGCGCCACGGGCCGAGCAGCACGGCGAGCAAGAGGCCGCCGCCGATGTGCCCGCTCGAACCGGTGCCGGGGATCGTGAAGTTGATCATCTGCGCCGCGAAAACGAACGCGCCCATCACCCCCATGAGCACGGTCTTCGATCCGTCCGGTTCCGCCGGGATTTTTCTCGACGACAGGCCGATCATTCCGGCGCTGATGGCCCAGAACGCGCCGCCGACAACCGGCGAAAGCAGAGCATCTGACATGTGCATAATTTGTACTCCCGTGATTTGGTTAGAAGCGCATCGTCATGCCCGCCAGCAGCGTGGTGTCGGTTTCGGCATCATTCAGGCCACCTTTGATGCCGATGTCGAGATCGGTATTTTCGTTGACCGCGTAGATGAGGCCGCCGAGAATGTAGGCCGGATCGGTGTCAGACTCCTTGTCCGAATTGGTCTCGATGCCGAGATCGCCGACGGCCCTGAGCTTGT
Protein-coding sequences here:
- a CDS encoding energy-coupling factor ABC transporter ATP-binding protein: MIDIEQLAFTYPDGTRALDGLNLRVEKGESVGIAGSNGAGKSTLVSHLNGWHLPQSGSARIGGVAVERKTVEQIRRMMGLVFQKPDDQLFMARVYDDVMFGPSNLGMNEAESHAEAERLLRMFSLWELRDKPPAHLSQGQKRFAALATVLVMKPELLVMDEPTSDLDPRNRRMLIGLVNSLPTTKLTVSHDLDFIWETCQRVCIMNKGKIIANGPTKEILSNRELLEANGLELPLRLLGE
- a CDS encoding energy-coupling factor transporter transmembrane component T, with translation MTDRFDIEALHAPAQPRPLPVGDGAAIVILALFILFVISVPKFDLAGVIAFAAFPLLLATATAIPLLPLVKRLVIASPFILFMAAGNLALDRSTAVTIGGLAITGGTVSASVIVLKTVVTLAALLSLMAVMPFHRFGMALRSLRVPEVFVTQLLLVYRYSFLLAEEAGMMQKARDLRSFGKRGKGPLVTAKLIGSLLIRTTARAERIYMAMSARSFRAALGTRPNIAIKPGDLAAIAGAAALFGLIRSFF
- a CDS encoding energy-coupling factor ABC transporter permease; translated protein: MHMSDALLSPVVGGAFWAISAGMIGLSSRKIPAEPDGSKTVLMGVMGAFVFAAQMINFTIPGTGSSGHIGGGLLLAVLLGPWRAFITLASVLVIQALFFADGGLLALGCNIFNMAFIPAFIAWPFIYRPIAGDSSSPVRIATASITAATLGLLAGAFSVVLQTTLSGISDLPFGTFVLFMLPIHAAIGIVEGVLTWGVLSFIASTEPGLLRSATETRAPKGNIVTATLFVAALAIGGALSWFASSNPDGLEWSIGKVTGAEELAAPAEKAHELLATMQDKLAILPDYDFRQTDNPATDKTSETSPVHPGTSLSGIAGSLMVLVLAGAAGLALRNRRDSSTTTTDS